In Thermodesulfobacteriota bacterium, one genomic interval encodes:
- a CDS encoding glycosyltransferase family 4 protein, producing the protein MKLLIYTHEFPPFLGGLATTSHKLANGIGATDIDVVVLAPGYGPEDQSVDEKLPCKVIRAPMISKKWIKVIPFAEIAYGQRYLSNAIREEKPDAVLFITEEAEAAGGNLNRYDFSPIVRIAGSGITTCFYGNKFFKKVMRRPMKKLYDNASKIIAVSHNTKELVESVGVPSDKIEVVYNGVENYLLSSEPDQGQINSLRNSYGISSNDKVLLTVARVLPRKGQDMVIRSLPEVLKQFPNLKYLIVGDGRYRQKFSELAQELAVSENVIFTGGVAHEEVISFIDMCDIFVMPNRYWNNKIEGLPNALIEASARKKPLIAGNHGGSVEAVKDGETGFLVDPESPEDLASAINKILGDEKLAIGMGAAGKENVLKNHTEDGMIKNYIDVIRRSL; encoded by the coding sequence ATGAAACTACTAATATATACTCACGAATTTCCGCCTTTTCTGGGCGGATTAGCTACCACAAGCCATAAGTTAGCAAACGGAATAGGGGCTACTGATATAGATGTAGTCGTGCTTGCACCAGGCTATGGTCCAGAGGATCAAAGTGTTGATGAAAAACTCCCATGTAAGGTTATAAGAGCTCCTATGATAAGCAAAAAATGGATAAAGGTAATTCCATTTGCTGAGATAGCCTATGGACAAAGGTATTTGTCTAATGCAATACGCGAAGAAAAACCTGACGCTGTGCTATTCATTACAGAAGAGGCTGAGGCTGCGGGCGGGAATCTGAATCGGTACGACTTTAGCCCAATTGTTAGGATCGCTGGCTCGGGGATAACAACTTGTTTTTACGGCAACAAATTTTTTAAAAAAGTAATGCGCCGTCCTATGAAAAAGCTCTATGATAATGCATCAAAAATTATTGCTGTGAGTCATAATACTAAGGAGCTTGTCGAGAGCGTAGGTGTGCCCAGTGATAAAATAGAAGTAGTCTATAATGGAGTTGAGAATTATCTTCTTTCTTCCGAGCCTGACCAAGGGCAAATAAACTCGCTTAGAAACAGCTACGGTATCAGTAGTAATGACAAAGTTCTTTTAACTGTGGCCAGGGTGCTGCCTAGAAAGGGGCAGGATATGGTAATCAGATCACTCCCAGAGGTTCTTAAGCAATTTCCAAACTTAAAATACTTGATTGTAGGCGACGGCAGATATAGACAAAAATTCTCTGAACTGGCACAGGAGCTGGCAGTTTCAGAAAATGTAATATTTACGGGCGGAGTTGCCCATGAAGAGGTAATAAGCTTCATTGATATGTGCGATATTTTTGTTATGCCTAACCGCTATTGGAACAATAAGATAGAGGGACTGCCCAATGCACTAATCGAGGCGAGCGCCAGGAAAAAACCACTTATAGCCGGCAATCATGGCGGCTCAGTTGAAGCTGTAAAGGATGGGGAGACTGGGTTTTTAGTAGATCCTGAGAGTCCTGAGGATCTAGCATCTGCAATTAATAAAATTCTAGGTGACGAGAAGCTGGCAATTGGAATGGGTGCGGCAGGAAAGGAGAATGTACTAAAAAACCACACTGAAGACGGAATGATAAAAAACTATATAGATGTAATTAGACGTTCACTATGA
- a CDS encoding flippase codes for MSNKENIQKRLYLNASWLFGGKTASGIFTAIQTIVVARLLGVSDYGLLTLVIAYISILNMFFDLKVWETATKYIGTYLEQGEMDKTRSMIKLSYLLDIGSGIIAFIIAILSAKLISQYVIHSPDAYVLIWIFSISLFIDTANSTSDAILRVFDRFKTIAFINSFQKFFRLLIVVGALYAGLGIKGVLYGFIIASFVGFALRMWAVVKTLNENNLGNWLDAKISLVKDEWKGIAWFLGNTSFIATLKTGNEKYLGVMILGFFAGKDAVAFYKIASSVASIINKVTDPLYEAIYPELVKFTTSNAIKDFKKMIKSSTKALVLIIIPAAVIMIVFAEPIIKIVFGNEYLPATNALRILAAAVLILKLTFWINPALLSLNRPGLRTILGLISTAFYLVLMLVLSPPYSYIGAAFAFLGYAILRSGLSFKFFSDALRDNKIKSDTPAS; via the coding sequence ATGAGCAATAAAGAGAACATTCAAAAAAGACTATATTTAAATGCCTCCTGGCTCTTTGGCGGAAAAACGGCCTCTGGCATTTTCACGGCAATTCAAACCATTGTGGTGGCAAGACTCCTTGGAGTGTCAGACTATGGTCTTCTTACACTAGTAATCGCATATATCTCTATTTTAAACATGTTCTTTGACTTAAAAGTATGGGAGACGGCAACTAAATACATAGGTACATATCTTGAGCAGGGGGAGATGGACAAAACCCGCTCAATGATAAAGCTCTCATACCTTTTAGATATAGGAAGCGGCATCATAGCATTTATAATCGCCATTCTAAGCGCAAAGCTTATAAGCCAGTATGTAATACACTCCCCTGATGCTTACGTGCTGATATGGATATTCTCAATAAGCCTTTTTATAGACACCGCAAATTCTACGTCTGATGCGATACTAAGAGTCTTCGACAGGTTTAAAACCATCGCATTCATAAATTCGTTTCAAAAGTTCTTCAGATTGCTAATCGTGGTTGGAGCGCTTTATGCCGGGCTTGGTATCAAAGGGGTGCTATACGGATTTATTATTGCCAGCTTTGTTGGATTTGCCCTAAGGATGTGGGCGGTAGTTAAAACTCTTAACGAGAATAACCTTGGTAATTGGCTGGACGCGAAGATTTCACTTGTCAAAGACGAGTGGAAGGGGATCGCCTGGTTTTTGGGGAACACTAGTTTTATAGCGACACTTAAAACAGGAAATGAGAAATATCTTGGCGTAATGATACTTGGTTTTTTTGCAGGCAAAGATGCTGTAGCTTTCTATAAAATAGCAAGTTCAGTTGCTTCTATTATTAATAAGGTGACAGACCCTCTTTATGAAGCCATCTACCCAGAACTCGTAAAATTCACTACTTCTAATGCAATTAAAGATTTTAAGAAAATGATTAAAAGCTCTACTAAAGCGCTTGTTCTTATAATCATTCCGGCGGCTGTAATAATGATTGTTTTTGCAGAGCCGATTATTAAAATCGTCTTTGGAAATGAATATCTGCCTGCTACCAATGCGCTCAGAATCCTGGCTGCAGCAGTCTTGATACTAAAACTTACTTTCTGGATTAACCCGGCTCTTCTATCATTAAACCGCCCGGGGCTCAGAACCATACTAGGTTTAATATCGACCGCGTTTTATCTGGTTTTAATGCTGGTTCTCTCGCCTCCTTATTCGTATATTGGCGCCGCTTTTGCTTTTCTGGGCTATGCGATTCTTCGGTCCGGCCTTTCATTTAAATTCTTCAGTGACGCCCTTAGGGATAATAAAATTAAGAGCGACACACCGGCGTCCTAG